DNA sequence from the bacterium genome:
GCGCAGGAGCGGATGACGCTCTCCGTGCCGCCCGACAAGCTCGACGCGTTCCTCGAGCTGGCGCGGCGGCGCGAGGTCGAGGCGACCGACCTCGGCGAGTTCACGAGCGACGGCCACTTCCACGTCCTCTACGGCGCGGCGACCGTCGCCCTGCTGCCGATGTCGTTCATGCACGACGGCGACCCGGAGATGGACCTCGTCTCCGAGTGGTCCGCCCCCGACCGCGGCGCCTACGCGGCGGCCGAGGCGCCGGATTCGCCCGCGGCGGGCGCGGCGCTCCTCGCGCGCTTCCTCGCGCGGGACAACGTCCGCTCCAACGAGGACCTTGCCCGCACCTACGACCACGAGGTCAAGGCGCTGACGGTCGTCCGTCCCTGGATCGGCGTGCATCGCGACGTGCCGTCCGACGCCGGCGTCTTCATGGTGGACTACGACGGCGCGACCGGGTACGCGCTCTCCGAGGGGGTCTTCCCCTCCTACTCCGACTTCGACGCGCTGGCGATGGCCCAGGCCGGCGTGGACCTCGCGGTGCGCCGCGCGATCGCCGCCGGGGCGCGCCCCGACCGGATCGCGGCGCTCGACAACTACTGCTGGCCCGATCCGCTCGAGGGGCCGAACAACCCCGACGCGCGCTTCAAGCTCGGACAGCTCGTGCGCGCCTCGCGCGGCCTGCACGACATCTGCGTCGCCTACGGCGCGCCGCTCGTCTCGGGCAAGGACTCGATGAAGAACGACGCCGTCGTCGGCGGACGGCGGATCAGCATCCCGCCGACGCTGCTCGTCTCGGCGATCGCGATCGTGGACGACGTCCGCGCGGCGACGACGCTCGAGCCGGGCGGCCCCGGCGAAATGCTCGTCGTCGTCGGCGAGACGCGCGAGGAGCTCGGCGGGAGCGAGTGGGCGGCGATGCGCGGCGAGCGCGGCGGCGACGTCCCGCGCTGCCGGCCCGAGGAGTTCGCGCGCCGCTACGCCGAGGTCGCGCGCCTGATCGCCGCGCGGCGCGTTTCGGCGGCCCACGCCCTCGGGCGCGGCGGCCTGCTGACCGGCCTCTTCTTCATGGGCCGCGCCGGCGACGTCGGGATCGAGGCCGACCTGGCGAAGCTGCCCGGCGAAGGACGTCCCGGATGGGAAGCGCGCCTCGCCGGCGAGTCGTGCGGCCGCTTCCTGCTCTCGGTCGCGCCCTCGCGGCTCGACGACGTCATGAGCGCGCTGGGCGACCTGCCGGCGGCGGTGATCGGCGCGACGAACGCCGGCGGCCGCCTGACGATCCGCCTCGGCGCGGCGACGCTCGCCGACGCGCCGATCGACAACCTCGCCGCGGCGTGGAAGCGGCAGGAGACCTCGCGATGACCGCCCCGCGCGTCTTGATCCCGACCGGCTTCGGCCTCAACTGCGAGGCCGAGACCGCCCACGCGTTCCGCCTCGCCGGCGGCGAAGTGGACGTCGTGCACCTCACCGACCTCTTCGCGCGGCGCCACGCGCGCCGCCTTCCCGACTACCAGGTGCTCGGGCTGATCGGCGGCTTCGCCTACGGCGACCACATCGCCGGCGGCCTCGTCCTCTCCGCGCGCATCCGCGCCCACCTGCTGGACGACCTCGCGGCGTTCCTCGCGGACGGCGGGATCGTCCTCGGGATCTGCAACGGCTTCCAGACGCTGGTGCGGCTGGGGCTGCTGCCGGGGCCGGAGGCGGGGGCGCACGACTTCGCGCCGCGCGCCGCGCTGACGAACAACGACCGGCTCGGCTACCGCGACTCGTGGGTCAAGCTGAAGGTCGATCCGGCGAGCCGCTGCGTCTGGACGCGCGGCCTCGACGCGCTCGAGCTGCCGACGCGGCACGGCGAGGGGAAGTTCGTGCTCGAGTCGGA
Encoded proteins:
- a CDS encoding phosphoribosylformylglycinamidine synthase subunit PurQ is translated as MTAPRVLIPTGFGLNCEAETAHAFRLAGGEVDVVHLTDLFARRHARRLPDYQVLGLIGGFAYGDHIAGGLVLSARIRAHLLDDLAAFLADGGIVLGICNGFQTLVRLGLLPGPEAGAHDFAPRAALTNNDRLGYRDSWVKLKVDPASRCVWTRGLDALELPTRHGEGKFVLESDEALSRLEANGQVALRYVDDAGRVTEEWPFNPNGSARGVAGVTDATGRILGVMPHPDAFLFPWHHPDWRRKRAELEKKEPAGLAVFRAGLGSLRH